In Callospermophilus lateralis isolate mCalLat2 chromosome 18, mCalLat2.hap1, whole genome shotgun sequence, one DNA window encodes the following:
- the Lypd5 gene encoding ly6/PLAUR domain-containing protein 5, translating into MGVPRAFLLCLLGTVLCRTGSGALQCYSFEHTYTGPFDLSDMKFPSISCPHGCSEVVLSLDTGYRAPVTLVKKGCWTGPTAGSMQSNQDALPPDFSVVRGCVGDFCNNHLVTHDVIPNLSQAPDPPRLSGTECYACVGVHPEDCSPDKSRRVQCHQDQSVCFQGNGRMTTGNFSVPVYIRTCHRPSCTTMGTTSPWTAIDLQGACCEGHLCNRDSVTQAFNTPTAAAPPRVPHIMILALLAPLLVSSLGGPLWLSI; encoded by the exons ATGGGGGTCCCCAGGGCCTTTCTGCTCTGCCTCTTAGGAACTGTGCTCTGTCGGACAG GTTCCGGAGCCCTGCAGTGCTACAGCTTTGAGCACACCTACACGGGGCCCTTTGACCTCAGTGACATGAAGTTCCCCAGTATCTCCTGTCCCCACGGATGCTCTGAGGTTGTCCTGTCTCTGGACACTG GGTATCGCGCACCAGTGACCCTGGTTAAGAAGGGCTGCTGGACGGGACCCACGGCCGGCTCCATGCAGTCCAACCAAGACGCGCTGCCGCCGGACTTCTCGGTGGTGCGAGGCTGCGTGGGAGACTTTTGCAACAACCACCTCGTGACCCATGACGTCATCCCCAACCTGAGTCAAG CACCTGACCCACCGAGGCTCAGCGGCACCGAGTGCTACGCCTGCGTGGGCGTCCACCCCGAGGATTGCTCTCCTGACAAGTCCCGACGGGTCCAGTGTCACCAGGACCAGAGCGTCTGTTTCCAGGGCAATGGCCGAATGACCACCG GCAATTTCTCAGTCCCTGTGTACATCAGAACCTGCCACCGGCCCTCCTGCACCACCATGGGCACCACCAGCCCCTGGACAGCCATTGACCTCCAGGGTGCCTGCTGTGAAGGGCATCTCTGCAACAGGGACTCCGTGACCCAGGCCTTCAACACCCCTACAGCTGCTGCTCCTCCCCGGGTACCCCACATCATGATCCTGGCCCTCCTAGCCCCTCTTCTGGTCAGTTCTCTGGGAGGACCCCTCTGGCTCTCCATATAG